The following are from one region of the Streptomyces canus genome:
- a CDS encoding beta-ketoacyl synthase N-terminal-like domain-containing protein — protein sequence MTDVNRPGNEDRLRRAMAAVLQLQQRNAELEEQRTEPIAIVSMACRFPGEIASPEEYWDLLSEGRDAIGRLPARWDDLDLYDPTPQSP from the coding sequence ATGACGGATGTGAACAGGCCCGGGAACGAGGACCGCCTGCGCCGCGCGATGGCAGCAGTGCTGCAGCTACAGCAGCGCAACGCCGAGCTCGAGGAGCAGCGGACGGAGCCGATCGCGATCGTGTCGATGGCCTGTCGCTTCCCCGGCGAGATCGCCAGCCCCGAGGAGTACTGGGACCTCCTGAGCGAGGGCCGAGACGCGATCGGAAGGCTGCCCGCCCGCTGGGACGACCTCGACCTCTACGACCCGACTCCGCAGTCCCCG